In one window of Methanoregula sp. DNA:
- a CDS encoding restriction endonuclease subunit S, translated as MPSEWKTMQLQDFVTLQRGHDLTESDRMPGNIPVYGSFGMSGYHNAAKAKGPGVTVGRSGGSFGVVNYCPVDFWPHNTALYVIDFHGNDEKFAYYYLKNLDFTRYNSGSAQASLNRNYIHPMEVKIPSLPTQHAIARILGSLDDKIELNRQMNETLEAMARAIFQSWFVDFDPVRAKADGRDTGLPADIAALFPDGFEEIDGREVPRGWGVGTVGESTTIVGGSTPSTINSEYWEDGTHNFATPKDLASLSTPILLDTEKKITDQGVNQISSRILPLGTLLLSSRAPIGYTAIATVPVSINQGFIAIICDKKLPNFYLLMWVNENMQSIIDRANGTTFLEISKSNFKPMEILIPSKEILNRFAALVKPLYSQIENNEQQSRTLAQTRDALLPKLMSGEVQVPIP; from the coding sequence ATGCCCTCTGAATGGAAAACAATGCAATTACAAGATTTTGTTACACTACAAAGAGGGCATGATCTTACCGAATCCGATAGAATGCCTGGAAATATTCCCGTATACGGCTCCTTTGGAATGAGTGGATATCATAATGCTGCAAAAGCGAAAGGTCCAGGAGTTACTGTTGGAAGAAGTGGTGGATCCTTTGGTGTTGTAAATTATTGTCCTGTCGATTTCTGGCCACATAATACGGCACTCTATGTGATTGATTTTCATGGAAACGATGAAAAATTCGCATATTACTATTTGAAAAACCTTGATTTTACCCGATACAACTCCGGCAGTGCGCAAGCATCCCTCAATCGAAATTATATCCATCCTATGGAAGTGAAAATTCCTTCTCTCCCCACCCAGCACGCTATCGCCCGCATCCTCGGCTCGCTCGATGACAAGATCGAGCTCAACCGCCAGATGAACGAGACGCTCGAAGCGATGGCACGGGCGATCTTCCAGTCATGGTTCGTAGACTTCGATCCGGTGCGGGCGAAGGCCGATGGGCGCGACACCGGGCTGCCGGCTGATATTGCGGCGCTGTTTCCGGATGGGTTTGAGGAGATTGATGGGCGGGAGGTGCCGAGGGGGTGGGGGGTTGGAACGGTCGGAGAATCGACAACGATTGTTGGTGGAAGTACACCAAGTACAATCAACTCTGAATATTGGGAAGATGGTACCCACAACTTTGCAACTCCAAAGGACTTAGCTTCATTATCCACTCCAATATTACTAGACACAGAAAAGAAAATCACGGATCAAGGTGTGAATCAGATTAGCTCTCGAATTTTACCACTCGGGACTCTTCTTCTGTCCTCTCGTGCTCCGATTGGGTATACTGCAATAGCAACAGTTCCTGTATCGATCAACCAAGGCTTTATCGCAATAATTTGCGACAAAAAGTTACCGAATTTTTACCTCTTAATGTGGGTAAACGAAAATATGCAGTCAATAATTGATAGGGCAAACGGTACGACGTTTCTTGAAATATCAAAATCGAATTTCAAACCGATGGAGATACTCATTCCATCAAAGGAAATACTCAATAGATTCGCCGCATTAGTCAAACCGCTATATTCACAAATTGAAAATAACGAGCAACAGTCCCGCACACTCGCCCAAACCAGAGATGCGTTGCTGCCGAAACTGATGAGCGGAGAGGTTCAGGTACCGATTCCATAA
- a CDS encoding DUF3800 domain-containing protein — MTENGFTHLAFSDESHWNTGRYRGISIVTMLAQNYPPLNDELQTIIDDAGTDEFGFKKLDNSKYRRLAEQLCEFTFRKVRTNDIRIDILTWDTQDDRHDIRFRDDIRNFQIMYYHVFKNVFKRRWPDEAVWQLCPDEQEQMDWADLNEHLDGASVEGQIIRKPSGFSQYSVEFKRNFKISNICPKQSHLEPFIQLADLFGGLGVYSREHYDSIARWLKLNDTQKKLFPIDEDEKENIKFSRSHQQRCPLVVSFDSKCKDNNLTVSLKTNNGFKTLDPNKPLNFWWYTPQHERDKAPTTKQQTF, encoded by the coding sequence ATGACAGAAAATGGTTTCACTCACCTTGCATTTTCTGACGAATCCCACTGGAATACGGGAAGATATCGTGGGATCTCAATCGTAACGATGCTCGCGCAAAACTATCCCCCTCTCAATGATGAACTTCAAACAATAATTGACGATGCTGGGACTGATGAATTCGGTTTCAAAAAGTTAGACAATTCCAAATATCGAAGACTGGCGGAACAATTATGCGAATTCACTTTTAGAAAAGTCCGAACGAATGATATCAGAATCGACATCCTTACGTGGGACACCCAGGATGATAGGCATGATATCAGATTCCGTGATGATATCCGGAATTTCCAAATTATGTATTATCATGTTTTTAAAAATGTCTTCAAACGACGATGGCCCGACGAAGCGGTGTGGCAGTTATGTCCCGACGAACAGGAACAAATGGACTGGGCTGATTTAAACGAACATCTTGACGGGGCCAGTGTTGAAGGGCAAATTATTCGGAAGCCATCGGGATTCAGTCAGTACTCCGTGGAGTTTAAACGCAATTTTAAAATCTCGAATATTTGTCCAAAACAATCTCATCTCGAACCATTCATCCAGTTAGCTGATTTATTTGGTGGGTTAGGAGTGTATTCGAGAGAACACTATGACTCCATCGCCCGATGGCTGAAACTTAACGATACCCAGAAAAAACTATTCCCAATCGATGAGGACGAGAAAGAAAATATAAAATTCAGCAGATCTCACCAACAAAGATGTCCCTTGGTTGTTTCATTCGATTCAAAATGTAAAGATAACAATCTAACGGTCAGTCTCAAAACAAATAACGGGTTTAAAACTCTCGATCCCAATAAGCCCCTAAATTTCTGGTGGTACACCCCTCAGCATGAGAGAGATAAAGCACCAACAACAAAACAGCAGACTTTTTAG
- the tcmP gene encoding three-Cys-motif partner protein TcmP has product MEDFYRDNEGLIYDRVKWHTRKKHAFIKSYLNIWVENVRNHPPTLDIFDLFASTGLCYCEESAKYKLGEPTWNGSAILAAECLEHYSNGQKLFLNTFHQKPAICTAQKVNLERLLRKYSRTTSIITTLPIEDAIDAARTQLSPTYPSIWILDPYSSSDLPWELVEKIGKFQGQFTTKKGQVRVRKPEMIITLMTYGLQMNIDINPHIVSQALGMEESDWRPKYDILMKKYDNTRKALIDLYAEKLTRLYEKPPIVIEVNTTEEAAIVYCIFLCTDSNAGHYLMKLKGLEDYKTWEYGWKADAKRISAEKKIPEGQSRLFDNF; this is encoded by the coding sequence ATGGAGGATTTCTATCGCGATAATGAAGGGCTCATTTATGATCGCGTCAAGTGGCATACCCGGAAAAAACATGCCTTCATCAAATCCTACCTGAACATCTGGGTTGAGAATGTCAGGAACCATCCTCCCACATTGGATATTTTCGATCTTTTCGCCTCAACAGGATTGTGTTACTGCGAAGAAAGTGCGAAATATAAACTCGGCGAGCCGACGTGGAACGGTTCGGCGATTCTTGCCGCAGAATGTCTTGAACATTACTCAAACGGACAGAAATTATTCCTCAATACCTTTCATCAGAAGCCGGCTATCTGCACAGCACAGAAGGTAAATCTGGAGCGATTACTCAGAAAATATTCCAGAACAACATCTATCATCACCACATTACCCATCGAAGATGCCATTGATGCTGCCCGAACCCAATTATCGCCGACCTACCCCAGCATCTGGATCCTGGATCCGTACAGCTCTTCGGACTTGCCGTGGGAACTGGTGGAGAAGATAGGAAAATTTCAGGGCCAGTTCACAACCAAGAAAGGGCAGGTAAGAGTTAGGAAGCCGGAGATGATCATCACCCTGATGACGTACGGCCTCCAGATGAATATCGATATCAATCCTCATATTGTCAGCCAGGCCTTAGGGATGGAAGAATCAGATTGGCGACCAAAATACGACATCCTGATGAAAAAATATGACAACACCCGGAAAGCCCTCATCGATCTCTATGCAGAAAAACTGACAAGGCTCTACGAAAAGCCACCGATAGTTATAGAGGTTAATACAACCGAAGAGGCCGCCATCGTCTATTGTATCTTCTTGTGTACCGACAGCAATGCAGGTCATTACCTGATGAAACTGAAAGGCCTGGAAGACTACAAAACCTGGGAGTATGGCTGGAAAGCAGATGCCAAGAGAATAAGTGCTGAGAAAAAAATTCCGGAAGGACAATCGAGATTGTTTGATAATTTTTGA
- a CDS encoding phage Gp37/Gp68 family protein, whose amino-acid sequence MALNSGIEWTETTWNPVTGCTKISPGCKNCYAERMAYRLQAMGQPNYRDGFKVTLQERMLPLPLEWRKPRMIFVNSMSDLYHKDVPTPFIKKTFDVMRKASWHTFQILTKRSDRFREIEETIKIPKNVWLGVSVESEDYLYRIDDLRATHAPVKFLSLEPLIGPLPGLNLDGIDWVIVGGESGPGARPMQEEWVTDIRDICLASNVPFFFKQWGGVIKKRAGRVLEGRTWDQMPGLNAGMV is encoded by the coding sequence ATGGCCCTAAACTCCGGCATCGAATGGACCGAAACCACATGGAATCCGGTAACCGGCTGTACCAAGATAAGCCCCGGCTGTAAGAACTGCTACGCTGAACGGATGGCGTACCGGCTTCAGGCAATGGGGCAGCCGAACTACCGCGACGGGTTCAAGGTGACCCTGCAGGAGCGGATGCTCCCCCTTCCGCTTGAGTGGAGAAAGCCCCGGATGATCTTTGTCAACTCGATGAGCGATCTCTACCATAAGGATGTCCCGACACCCTTTATCAAAAAAACATTCGATGTCATGAGAAAGGCATCGTGGCATACATTCCAGATACTCACCAAACGATCCGATCGGTTCAGGGAAATTGAGGAGACAATCAAAATCCCTAAGAATGTCTGGCTGGGTGTCAGCGTGGAGTCCGAGGATTATCTCTATAGGATAGATGATCTTCGGGCAACACACGCACCCGTCAAATTTCTCTCGCTTGAACCGTTAATTGGCCCGCTGCCGGGTCTGAACCTTGACGGTATTGATTGGGTAATTGTTGGGGGGGAGTCGGGACCCGGTGCCCGGCCGATGCAGGAAGAATGGGTGACGGATATCAGGGACATCTGCCTTGCCTCGAATGTTCCGTTCTTCTTCAAACAGTGGGGTGGCGTTATCAAGAAACGGGCCGGCAGGGTTCTTGAAGGCAGGACATGGGATCAGATGCCGGGTCTGAATGCCGGTATGGTATAG